In one window of Kosmotoga pacifica DNA:
- a CDS encoding nucleotidyltransferase domain-containing protein: MPDVFKIAEILVSHAVQAHKDEIAIIAYYGSYATGLASPTSDLDIFYIPDDGKAGSLSSQFVFGNLPYDFWPLSWEFAERIANARHNWAIAASLIADAKVLYYRSQKDLDRFNALKARITELMGPNGRKTMIQQALEEFKNTLFQLGQMRLAVDGNDAISMHWAGLKFVNSVANCLALVNQTYFTKAWENNLIQISKMSQKPDGFEDMIKEIITQKDTKRALEVADRLAKEVRKILLSAQFSISEPSDPKDVFKDFYFFIFEYVNKVLSACKRNDVIAAKFSAFQLQEEICQLMNKIENGFYGTNFNMLNEYSEAYEKAGFPDLLKPASKGDLVELARQAQQLDKKAREWLENHSIELNILRNEEELRQFLTQRDPM, translated from the coding sequence ATGCCTGATGTTTTTAAAATAGCCGAGATACTGGTATCTCATGCTGTACAAGCACACAAAGATGAAATTGCCATTATTGCTTATTATGGATCATATGCAACCGGTCTTGCCTCTCCTACTTCTGACCTTGACATATTTTATATACCGGACGACGGAAAGGCCGGCTCTCTCAGTAGTCAATTTGTCTTTGGCAATCTTCCATATGATTTTTGGCCGCTATCCTGGGAGTTTGCTGAAAGAATAGCCAATGCAAGGCACAATTGGGCGATCGCGGCCTCTCTTATTGCCGACGCAAAAGTGCTGTATTACCGGTCACAAAAGGATTTAGATAGATTCAACGCGCTCAAAGCACGTATTACGGAACTCATGGGACCGAATGGTCGCAAAACCATGATACAGCAAGCTCTGGAAGAGTTCAAAAACACGCTCTTTCAACTTGGCCAAATGCGATTGGCAGTAGATGGAAATGATGCAATAAGTATGCATTGGGCAGGCTTGAAGTTTGTGAATAGTGTTGCGAACTGTCTCGCGCTGGTAAATCAAACATACTTCACAAAGGCATGGGAAAATAATCTGATCCAGATATCAAAAATGTCGCAAAAGCCTGATGGGTTTGAGGATATGATAAAAGAAATAATAACGCAAAAAGATACAAAACGTGCTCTCGAGGTGGCAGATAGGTTGGCGAAAGAGGTAAGGAAGATACTGCTTTCAGCACAGTTCTCGATTTCCGAACCTTCAGACCCAAAAGATGTATTCAAGGACTTTTATTTCTTCATATTCGAGTATGTGAACAAGGTTCTTTCAGCCTGCAAGCGGAATGATGTGATTGCAGCGAAATTCTCCGCGTTCCAATTGCAAGAAGAGATATGCCAGCTTATGAACAAGATTGAAAATGGGTTTTACGGTACTAATTTCAACATGCTCAATGAGTATTCCGAAGCCTATGAAAAAGCGGGTTTCCCGGATTTGCTTAAACCTGCATCAAAAGGCGATCTTGTAGAGCTTGCAAGACAGGCACAGCAGCTGGACAAAAAGGCACGGGAATGGCTTGAAAATCATTCAATTGAACTCAACATCCTCAGAAACGAGGAGGAATTGCGTCAGTTTTTGACTCAAAGAGATCCTATGTGA